A stretch of Desulfitobacterium dichloroeliminans LMG P-21439 DNA encodes these proteins:
- a CDS encoding heavy metal-binding domain-containing protein has translation MIMTTTPNIDGRKIQSYHGIVTGEAIMGANVIRDVFASITDIIGGRSGAYEEKLQDARQIAFQEMQQNAAQLGANAVVGVDIDYEVVGQSGSMLMVSVSGTAVTVV, from the coding sequence ATGATTATGACGACAACTCCCAATATTGATGGGCGAAAAATCCAGTCCTACCATGGAATTGTAACGGGAGAAGCTATTATGGGTGCCAATGTGATTCGGGACGTATTTGCCAGTATCACTGATATTATTGGCGGTCGTTCGGGGGCCTATGAAGAAAAACTTCAGGATGCTCGACAAATCGCCTTCCAAGAAATGCAACAAAATGCAGCTCAGCTAGGGGCCAATGCTGTAGTAGGGGTAGATATCGATTATGAAGTGGTCGGCCAAAGTGGCAGCATGCTCATGGTCAGTGTCTCGGGGACAGCGGTTACGGTAGTATAA
- a CDS encoding solute carrier family 23 protein, whose amino-acid sequence MIREVQIHERLSLAQTIPLGLQHVFAMFGATVLVPFLTGLSPAIALLSSGIGTIVFLLLTKSMIPAYLGSSFAYIAALTYFVQDQNNLAAAMGGALVIGIIYIILFALMSVFGSAWIHKIVPSVVAGPVVAIIGLSLTPVASGMSANNWYIAIFTLGVTIFLSTYAKGFLKIIPILSGIIIGYIVAAFAGLVDFTGVTASVASLDKIFASPINADTWAMPSLNKAAILMFAPLAFVTIIEDLGHMIVLGNITHSDPIEKPGFNRVLLGNGLATGIASFLGGPPVTTYGENIGVLAVTRVYSTFNIWVAAIIAIILSFVSPLQALIMSIPTAVMGGVSLYLFGMIGVTGLRTLIEARVDFSKSKNLIIASVIFAVGIGVQSHGVAYATLAGIILNLILREEKED is encoded by the coding sequence ATGATTAGAGAAGTTCAGATTCATGAAAGACTTTCCCTTGCCCAAACGATTCCCCTTGGCCTGCAACATGTTTTTGCTATGTTCGGAGCCACAGTCCTCGTGCCCTTTTTAACTGGCTTAAGCCCAGCCATCGCCCTTCTTTCCTCGGGAATCGGCACGATCGTTTTCCTACTCTTGACCAAAAGCATGATTCCAGCCTACTTAGGTTCTTCCTTTGCTTACATTGCTGCCTTAACTTATTTTGTGCAAGATCAGAATAACTTAGCTGCTGCCATGGGCGGGGCCCTCGTCATCGGTATTATTTACATCATTCTTTTTGCCCTCATGAGTGTTTTTGGCAGCGCTTGGATTCATAAGATTGTCCCTTCGGTTGTGGCCGGCCCGGTTGTCGCCATTATTGGCTTAAGTTTAACGCCCGTCGCATCAGGCATGTCGGCTAATAATTGGTATATCGCCATATTCACCCTCGGGGTGACCATCTTTCTAAGCACCTATGCTAAAGGCTTCTTGAAAATCATTCCCATTCTTTCCGGAATTATCATCGGCTATATTGTCGCAGCCTTCGCCGGTTTAGTAGACTTCACCGGGGTAACTGCTTCCGTAGCTTCTCTGGATAAAATCTTTGCTTCACCTATCAATGCTGACACTTGGGCTATGCCAAGCTTGAATAAAGCTGCAATTCTAATGTTTGCCCCTCTAGCTTTTGTCACCATCATTGAAGACTTAGGTCATATGATTGTCCTCGGCAATATTACCCATTCAGATCCCATCGAGAAGCCAGGCTTCAACCGAGTCTTGTTGGGCAATGGTCTCGCTACTGGAATCGCTAGCTTCTTGGGCGGCCCTCCGGTAACCACGTATGGCGAAAATATTGGTGTACTAGCCGTAACTCGGGTCTATAGCACCTTTAACATCTGGGTAGCCGCTATTATCGCCATCATCCTTAGTTTCGTCAGTCCCCTCCAAGCCTTGATTATGTCTATTCCTACAGCCGTCATGGGCGGCGTCTCTCTCTATCTCTTCGGTATGATTGGGGTCACTGGTCTGCGTACTCTGATTGAAGCACGTGTGGATTTCTCGAAGAGCAAGAACCTGATCATCGCCTCGGTCATCTTCGCCGTCGGAATTGGAGTCCAAAGCCACGGTGTTGCCTATGCGACTTTAGCCGGAATTATCCTCAATCTCATCCTTCGGGAAGAAAAAGAGGATTAA
- a CDS encoding flavodoxin, giving the protein MNDTLIVYYSLFGNTKNLAIEIAKQTGGTMRELVPDKKYSFDYNTAAKEVRNEISRGFCPKLIRGNESIDDYQTIFIGTPNWFKTVAPPVLSFLKQFDFTGKTVIPFCTHGGGGFCQIEDDIVKECSEATLLSGIAINGSAESESISRWLETIAYSQ; this is encoded by the coding sequence GTGAACGATACTTTGATAGTTTATTACTCACTTTTTGGCAACACAAAGAACTTAGCCATAGAAATAGCTAAGCAGACTGGTGGCACGATGAGGGAGCTAGTTCCTGACAAAAAATATTCGTTTGACTATAATACGGCTGCCAAAGAAGTAAGGAATGAAATTTCACGAGGATTTTGTCCGAAGCTCATTCGCGGAAATGAATCAATAGATGATTATCAAACAATCTTTATCGGTACACCAAACTGGTTCAAAACAGTAGCTCCACCGGTTTTGAGTTTCCTTAAACAATTTGATTTTACTGGTAAGACAGTCATCCCCTTTTGTACTCACGGTGGCGGAGGATTCTGCCAAATCGAGGATGATATTGTTAAGGAGTGTTCAGAAGCCACCCTTTTGTCCGGAATTGCTATCAATGGCTCCGCTGAATCGGAGAGTATTTCACGGTGGCTCGAAACGATTGCCTACAGCCAATAA
- a CDS encoding gamma-glutamyltransferase family protein, whose protein sequence is MNFDPLYYPYASKRLLNYASRGMVATSQTLAAQAGLDILKKGGNAIDAAIATAACLTVVEPTSNGIGGDAFALVWTKGQLHGLNASGTAPASLSGQALIKKGYNEMPQYGWIPVTVPGAPSAWAALAERFGRLPLTETLKPAIEYAEQGYPVSPILGHNWQIAYEKLSQDLKGEEYASWFETFAPQGRAPLIGEIWRSPDHAQTLTKIAESNAQSFYKGELAEKIDAFSQKYGGYLRKADLEEYQPLSVDPIHINYRGYDVWEIPPNGHGLVALMALNILKGFDFTDKDCIETYHKQIEAIKLAYVDGRKYIADPRDMEVKVHDLLSEGYALERRKLIGKTALLPEPGTPPKGGTVYLATADNEGNMVSMIQSNYMDFGSGLVVPGTGISLHNRGNNFSLDPQHVNFLGPRKRPYHTIIPGFLTKAGKALGPFGVMGGFMQPQGHVQVLMNAIDFNLNPQAALDAPRFLWNKDRHVQVERSFPHHIADALCRMGHDIEWSGNTGLFGRGQIVWRNENDVLMGATEQRTDGVVATW, encoded by the coding sequence ATGAATTTCGATCCCTTGTACTACCCTTATGCTTCAAAACGATTACTTAATTATGCTAGCCGTGGGATGGTAGCAACCTCCCAGACTCTAGCCGCTCAGGCGGGCTTGGACATCCTCAAGAAAGGAGGAAATGCCATCGACGCGGCTATTGCTACCGCCGCTTGTCTGACCGTTGTGGAGCCCACCTCTAATGGTATTGGTGGCGATGCTTTTGCTTTAGTCTGGACCAAAGGACAACTGCACGGACTTAACGCCAGCGGTACAGCACCGGCTTCCCTCTCGGGCCAGGCTTTAATAAAAAAGGGCTACAACGAAATGCCGCAATACGGCTGGATTCCCGTGACGGTACCGGGTGCACCTTCTGCTTGGGCTGCCTTAGCAGAGCGTTTTGGCCGACTACCTTTAACCGAGACTCTAAAGCCTGCCATCGAATATGCAGAACAAGGCTACCCCGTATCCCCGATTCTCGGGCACAATTGGCAGATAGCCTATGAAAAACTTTCCCAAGATCTTAAGGGCGAGGAATACGCCTCCTGGTTTGAAACCTTTGCTCCCCAAGGGCGGGCTCCCTTGATCGGGGAAATATGGCGTTCCCCTGATCATGCTCAGACCTTAACGAAAATTGCTGAAAGCAATGCCCAATCCTTTTACAAGGGAGAACTGGCCGAAAAGATCGACGCCTTCTCGCAAAAGTATGGCGGCTATCTTCGCAAAGCGGACTTAGAGGAATACCAACCCTTATCGGTCGATCCTATCCATATCAATTATCGGGGTTATGATGTCTGGGAGATTCCCCCCAACGGCCATGGTCTAGTGGCTCTTATGGCACTGAACATCCTTAAAGGCTTTGATTTCACCGACAAGGACTGTATTGAAACCTACCACAAGCAGATAGAGGCCATTAAACTGGCTTATGTGGACGGACGCAAATATATCGCTGATCCACGGGATATGGAAGTTAAGGTACATGATCTGCTTTCCGAAGGATATGCTCTGGAACGCCGTAAGCTTATCGGTAAAACAGCGCTTCTCCCTGAACCGGGTACTCCTCCCAAAGGAGGAACGGTCTATTTGGCTACCGCTGATAACGAAGGCAATATGGTTTCCATGATTCAGAGCAACTATATGGACTTTGGTTCAGGTCTAGTGGTTCCCGGAACGGGCATCAGCCTGCATAATCGCGGCAATAATTTCTCCTTAGATCCTCAACATGTTAATTTCTTAGGTCCAAGGAAGCGTCCTTACCACACCATCATCCCTGGTTTTCTTACTAAAGCCGGGAAAGCGCTAGGACCCTTTGGGGTTATGGGAGGCTTCATGCAGCCCCAAGGCCATGTTCAGGTTCTGATGAATGCTATTGACTTCAATCTAAATCCCCAAGCGGCTTTAGATGCTCCCCGTTTTCTTTGGAATAAAGATCGCCATGTTCAAGTAGAGCGCTCCTTCCCCCATCATATCGCCGATGCTTTATGCCGCATGGGCCATGATATCGAATGGAGTGGCAATACCGGACTTTTTGGACGAGGGCAGATTGTGTGGCGCAATGAAAATGATGTGTTAATGGGCGCCACCGAACAGCGAACCGATGGCGTCGTAGCCACTTGGTAA
- the metK gene encoding methionine adenosyltransferase, whose amino-acid sequence MVKKLFTSESVTEGHPDKICDQISDAILDAIFAKDPNARVACETSVTTGLVLVSGEITTNCYVDIPSTVRQTIREIGYTRAKFGFDADTCAVLTSIGEQSADIALGVDKALEAKNGEMSDEAIEAIGAGDQGMMFGYATNETDSYMPLPIDLAHRLARRLSEVRKTDLLDYLRPDGKTQVTVEYEGNRPVRIDTIVISTQHHPESSQERIRRDLLEHVVFPVVPSELLDEKTRYFINPTGRFVIGGPQGDAGLTGRKIIVDTYGGMARHGGGAFSGKDPTKVDRSAAYAARYVAKNVVAAGLADRCEIQIAYAIGVAHPVSVNVETFGTAKIAEDKIVELILANFDLRPAGIIKTLDLRRPIYRQTAAYGHFGRNDLDLPWEKTDKAATLREQAGLQ is encoded by the coding sequence ATGGTAAAGAAATTGTTTACTTCCGAGTCTGTAACGGAAGGACATCCCGATAAAATCTGTGACCAAATATCCGATGCGATTTTAGATGCGATCTTCGCCAAAGACCCCAATGCTCGGGTAGCCTGTGAAACCTCAGTGACCACAGGATTGGTCTTAGTAAGTGGTGAAATTACGACCAATTGCTATGTGGATATCCCCAGCACGGTTAGGCAGACCATTCGCGAGATTGGTTATACCCGTGCCAAATTTGGCTTTGATGCTGATACCTGCGCAGTTCTCACTTCCATCGGTGAGCAATCGGCGGATATCGCCTTAGGGGTTGACAAAGCTCTGGAAGCCAAAAACGGTGAGATGTCGGACGAGGCTATCGAAGCCATTGGTGCCGGTGACCAAGGTATGATGTTTGGCTACGCCACCAACGAAACGGATAGCTATATGCCCCTTCCTATTGATTTGGCCCATCGCTTAGCACGTCGTTTAAGTGAAGTTCGCAAGACCGATCTTTTAGACTATCTTCGTCCGGATGGCAAGACCCAAGTTACCGTCGAATATGAGGGTAATCGGCCGGTACGAATTGATACCATTGTTATTTCCACACAGCATCATCCGGAATCATCTCAAGAGCGAATCCGCCGTGACCTTCTGGAGCATGTGGTGTTCCCGGTAGTCCCTTCGGAACTGCTGGATGAAAAGACCCGATATTTCATTAACCCCACGGGTCGCTTTGTGATTGGTGGTCCCCAAGGGGATGCCGGCTTAACCGGGCGCAAGATCATCGTCGATACCTATGGTGGTATGGCTCGTCATGGGGGCGGTGCCTTCTCTGGTAAAGATCCTACAAAGGTTGACCGTTCCGCTGCTTATGCTGCTCGTTATGTCGCTAAAAATGTCGTGGCAGCCGGTTTAGCTGATCGCTGCGAAATTCAAATCGCCTACGCTATTGGGGTGGCTCATCCTGTCTCTGTCAACGTGGAGACCTTTGGAACAGCCAAGATTGCCGAAGATAAAATTGTTGAATTGATTCTTGCCAACTTCGATTTGCGTCCAGCAGGAATCATCAAGACCTTGGATCTTCGTCGTCCCATCTATCGTCAGACGGCAGCCTATGGGCATTTTGGTCGCAATGACCTCGATCTCCCTTGGGAAAAGACCGATAAGGCAGCAACCCTAAGGGAACAAGCTGGATTACAGTAA
- the coaBC gene encoding bifunctional phosphopantothenoylcysteine decarboxylase/phosphopantothenate--cysteine ligase CoaBC, protein MLRDKKILVGVTGGIAAYKAADVISRLRKQGAAVYVAMTKGATEFIAPLTLRTLSANPVYVEMFEEPKVWNVEHIALAEAVDAVLVAPATANILAKMAAGIADDFLSTVLLATRAPIFVAPAMNHNMYHHPSTQENLQKLQQHSVRILGPATGFQACGTSGDGRMSEPQELVEALQGFFAVSRLLAGKKALVTAGGTQEPLDPVRYLGNRSSGKMGFAVAEALREAGAQTILISAPTELSTPYGVRRIPIMTAQEMYDAVMSEFTDVDIVVKAAAVADYRPKASAEQKIKKDGTSRTLELVPNPDILAELGEKKEQQFLVGFAAETEKLYEHAQAKMQRKNVDMLVANDVTQPGAGFGSPTNIVSFLFPEGTRIDLPQMKKLEVARRLVQEIAERLREKE, encoded by the coding sequence ATGCTGCGGGATAAGAAGATCTTGGTCGGAGTTACCGGTGGTATCGCTGCTTATAAGGCAGCAGATGTCATCAGTAGGCTTCGCAAGCAAGGTGCAGCTGTATATGTGGCAATGACCAAAGGGGCAACAGAATTTATTGCCCCTTTGACCCTAAGGACCCTATCCGCTAACCCAGTCTATGTGGAGATGTTTGAAGAACCCAAGGTATGGAATGTTGAGCATATTGCCTTAGCGGAAGCTGTCGATGCAGTTTTAGTTGCTCCTGCTACGGCTAATATATTAGCCAAAATGGCTGCGGGCATAGCTGATGATTTTCTTTCAACAGTTTTACTAGCCACTCGAGCACCCATCTTCGTGGCACCTGCAATGAATCATAATATGTATCACCATCCGTCGACCCAGGAGAACTTGCAGAAGCTACAACAACATTCCGTGCGCATTCTAGGACCGGCTACTGGTTTTCAGGCTTGTGGCACGTCTGGGGATGGTCGGATGAGTGAGCCTCAGGAGTTAGTCGAAGCATTGCAAGGTTTTTTTGCTGTTTCAAGGCTACTGGCGGGCAAAAAAGCTTTAGTTACTGCAGGTGGAACCCAAGAACCCCTTGATCCTGTTCGCTACCTTGGCAATCGTTCTTCGGGGAAAATGGGCTTTGCTGTTGCTGAGGCATTAAGGGAGGCCGGTGCGCAGACAATCCTAATATCTGCTCCAACCGAATTGTCGACTCCTTATGGCGTAAGGCGAATTCCAATCATGACAGCCCAAGAAATGTACGATGCAGTCATGAGTGAATTTACGGATGTGGATATTGTGGTCAAAGCAGCAGCAGTTGCTGATTATCGTCCCAAAGCAAGTGCTGAACAAAAAATCAAGAAGGATGGGACAAGCCGAACTCTTGAGCTTGTTCCTAACCCTGATATCCTAGCAGAGTTAGGTGAGAAAAAAGAACAACAATTCTTGGTGGGATTTGCCGCTGAGACGGAGAAGCTTTATGAACATGCTCAAGCCAAAATGCAGCGCAAAAATGTAGATATGCTGGTAGCCAACGACGTCACCCAACCCGGTGCCGGATTTGGTAGCCCGACGAATATTGTCAGTTTTCTTTTCCCCGAGGGGACAAGAATAGATCTACCCCAGATGAAAAAGCTGGAAGTGGCCAGACGCTTGGTTCAAGAGATTGCTGAACGACTCAGGGAGAAGGAGTGA
- the rpoZ gene encoding DNA-directed RNA polymerase subunit omega, translating into MKQPSLDILLSKVDSKYTLVLAAAKRARNLMEEPEFEANHPGEKPVSIAFEEIAKGKYHFELTTEGIK; encoded by the coding sequence ATGAAACAACCTTCCCTCGATATTCTGCTCAGTAAAGTGGATAGTAAGTATACACTGGTATTGGCAGCAGCTAAGAGAGCTCGTAACCTGATGGAAGAACCGGAATTCGAAGCAAACCATCCGGGAGAAAAGCCGGTCAGCATTGCTTTCGAAGAAATTGCCAAGGGGAAATATCATTTTGAATTGACCACTGAGGGAATCAAATAA